One genomic segment of Marinitoga sp. 38H-ov includes these proteins:
- the folP gene encoding dihydropteroate synthase, with product MVRVRMLEDIDLEKEIKVDPASIPIFKSKMYNYNILIENIDVTSANIVKQEMLSRGGDAAIHKYAINHKIDKTNVLLIGTKKQYNLLIQKLKIMNYWDIPKVREALEKIFKNINRRYWEYSLNNNKKIILGNNSKIMGILNVTPDSFHAPSRIRSVDQAVENAKRMIGEGAEILDIGAESTRPGSESVELKEEIDRVIPVIKTLREEFPNIILSIDTYKSEVAKKAIENGVDIINDISGMQFDKDMVHVVAESKLPIVIMHIKGTPKDMQKNPYYENCISELLDYFEERILFAQKNGVEQIIIDPGFGFGKRVQDNLNLSYNIEEFRVLGYPILMGHSRKSTIGNILNIDNTNDRLEGTLALTSYYALKGIEIIRVHDVKENYRTIKMIEALRGYKKF from the coding sequence ATGGTAAGGGTTAGAATGCTAGAAGATATAGATTTAGAAAAAGAAATAAAAGTAGATCCAGCAAGCATTCCTATTTTTAAATCTAAAATGTATAATTATAATATACTAATAGAAAATATTGATGTAACAAGTGCTAACATAGTAAAACAAGAAATGTTATCAAGAGGCGGAGATGCTGCTATACATAAATATGCTATAAATCATAAGATTGATAAAACTAATGTATTGTTAATAGGTACAAAAAAACAATATAACTTATTAATTCAAAAGTTAAAAATTATGAATTATTGGGATATTCCAAAAGTAAGAGAAGCTTTAGAAAAAATATTTAAAAATATTAATAGACGATATTGGGAATATAGTTTAAATAATAATAAAAAAATAATTCTTGGTAATAATTCAAAAATTATGGGCATATTAAATGTAACCCCAGATTCTTTTCATGCACCTAGTAGGATACGTAGTGTAGATCAGGCTGTAGAAAATGCAAAAAGAATGATAGGCGAAGGGGCAGAAATTTTAGATATTGGCGCAGAATCAACAAGACCTGGATCGGAAAGTGTTGAGTTAAAAGAAGAAATAGATAGAGTAATCCCTGTTATTAAAACATTAAGAGAGGAATTTCCGAATATAATTTTAAGTATTGATACATATAAATCGGAAGTAGCTAAAAAAGCTATTGAAAATGGTGTGGACATAATTAATGATATATCTGGAATGCAATTTGATAAGGATATGGTACATGTGGTTGCTGAATCTAAATTGCCAATTGTTATAATGCATATAAAAGGGACTCCAAAAGATATGCAAAAGAATCCGTATTATGAAAATTGTATAAGTGAATTATTAGATTATTTTGAAGAAAGAATACTTTTTGCACAAAAAAATGGGGTAGAACAAATAATTATAGATCCGGGTTTTGGTTTTGGGAAAAGAGTTCAAGATAATTTAAATCTTAGTTATAATATTGAAGAGTTTAGAGTGTTAGGATATCCTATTTTAATGGGGCATTCAAGAAAAAGCACTATAGGAAATATTTTAAATATAGATAATACAAATGATAGATTAGAAGGAACTTTAGCTTTAACATCTTACTATGCATTAAAAGGTATTGAGATAATCAGAGTTCATGATGTAAAAGAAAATTATAGAACCATAAAAATGATAGAAGCTTTAAGGGGGTATAAAAAATTTTAA